The sequence below is a genomic window from Deltaproteobacteria bacterium.
GCCATAGATTTGGAGACCACCCCTGTCCCGAATGCAGGATGCCGGACCTTTTGTCCTTGAGAAAACGGCGTCGACCCCTCTTCCGGTGTGAAACGGTCCATTGAACCTCTTTTCCGGCCGCCCCCCCAGTTTGACGATACCCGGCCGGATCCGTGTTCGTGGACGAACATATCGGCCGGGAGGGCGGAAATAAAAGAGGACAACCCTCCTCCGCCCCCATGGTAGGACGACCATGCCGGCGGCGACTCGTCTCCCGGGTAGGTGATGATCAACTGGTCCTTGGCCCGGGTGGCCGCCACATACATGAGCCGTCGCTCTTCTTCCAGTTCCAGCGGATTTCTGTAGGCCATGGAAGACGGGAAACGTCCTTCCATGACCCAGATAATGAATACCACCGGCCACTCAAGTCCCTTTGCGGAATGGACAGTGGACAAGGTGAGGGCCTTTTTCTTTTTTCCGGGTTCCACATCTGCCGCACTCCCCGGAGGATCCAGGACCAGGTCGTCCAGAAACCCGCTCATCTTTTTGTAGCGCTCGGCCATCGGAATCAACTGCTCAAGTTCTTTCTGACGCCTCGGATAATCGTCAAATTTTTCTTTCAGAATCGGGAGGTAATAGGCCATGACCTGCTCAACGGCCCTCCTCGGAGTGGTCTCCGGGGCCATCAGATTCTTCAGGAGGTCGCCCAGGGCCTTGAGGCCCCCCTCCCGCTTTCCGGCCCCGGGCCACGCGGCAATCCGGTCCGGGGAAACATCTTCTTTTTTCATCCACCGGATAATGGTCTGGCTCTTCCCCATGCCCACATTCCGGACCAGTCTGAGAATCCGGATCCAGCTGACGGCCTCGTCCCGGTTCACCAGGACCCGCATGTGAGACAGAAAGTCTTTGATGTGGGAGGACTCCAGAAACTTGAATCCCCCATATTTCACGTAGGGGATATTCTGTCGTGTCAGTTCGGCTTCCAATTCAAAGGAGTGGTATGCCGCCCGGAACAGGATGGCCATGTCCTCAAGGGATCTCCCTCCTGCCAATTCCTCTTGGATACGCCGGGAGATGATGAGGGCCTGTCCATGCTCTGTTTTCGTATTGACGACCTTCGGCTTGTCGCCTCCGCTTCGCTCGGTGAAGAGGCATTTCGTATATTTTTCATTTGCCTGCGCCATCAGCCCGTTGGTCAGGGCCAGAATCGGCTGTGTGGAACGGTAGTTCTGCTCCAGCTTGATGATTTTCACCCCGGGGAAGAGGGACGGGAAATCGAGCATGTTCCGGTAATCAGCCCCCCTGAAGGAATATATGGACTGGGAGTCGTCGCCTACCACCATAATGTTTTGACGTTCATGGGCCAGCCATTTCACAATTTCCGCCTGGATACAGTTTGTGTCCTGGTATTCATCCACCATTATGTGGCCGTATTGGAGGCTCAACTCGCTGCGGATATCCCTGTTTTCCCGTAACAGCCGCTGAAAAGAGATGATCAGATCATCATAATCCATCAACTGATGGGCTTTCTTGTACTCGGCATAGAGCACGCCCAGCTGATGTATCTGGGGCGCCACCTCCACAAACTGTCCGTACTCCTCCAATATGAATGCCTCCACAGGCGTCTGGAGATTGGCGGCCTTGCTCAGGATATTGGCCAGGGTGCCCCGTTTTGGGAATCTGGGGGCTGTCCTGGGCATCTGAAGGGCGGGGATGAGCGACCGGAGTACCTCCTCCATGTCGGCCCGGTCCAGGATCGTGAAAGCATTGTCATATCCCACGGCGTCCGCATGGCGCCGGAGGACCCTTAAGGCAAGGGAATGAAAGGTCCCGCCCGACACGAACCGGCAGCGTGCATCAGCAAGACCGGCGGCCCGGTCCAGCATCTCCTGGGCCGCTTTCCGGGTAAAGGTGAGCAGCAAAATGGATTCCGGGTCAGCGCCGGACTCCACCAACCGCGCCACCCGGTACACCAGTGTCCGGGTCTTTCCGCTCCCTGCCCCTGCGATGACCAGGATGGGACCGTCCGCGGCCATAACAGCCTCCAGCTGGGCAGGATTCAGGACAGTATCGTAATCGATGCGTTTTGCCAATATTGCAGGCCTTTCCGGGTCCGCCGCCCAAGTGGCGGCGCAATGTCGGTATTATTGATTCATCACCAGATAGAGGAGATATCCGCCATAGCACACGAGAAGGATGAGGCCATCCTTCCGCGTAAGAATACAGGTTTTTCTCATCATGATCCATGGGAGGATTCCGGTCAGCATCATCACGCCGTAGTCCACCAGAAGGCCGCTTCCCACCAGCCCACCGGGAATCGGGATCGGTCTTGCAAGGCTGGCCACTCCCAGTACGCACATGATGTTGAATACGTTGCTGCCAACCAGGTTTCCGATACTGATATCCATCTCTTTTTTGACCGCAGCGATCACCGAAGTCGCCAGCTCCGGCAGGGACGTTCCAAAGGCCACCATGGTCAGGCCGATAAACTTCTCACTCACGCCCAAAATGGTCATGATCTTCACCGCGCTGTCCACCACGACCTGTGCGCCGATCACCACCCCCGCGATCCCCGCCATGACGAGGACGAGCTGCCCGGCCCTGAACCCGGCCGGGGGAAGCACCTGGGGGTCGACATCTTCGGATTCGGGGACCCACGGGCCGGACTCCTTTCCGAATTCCCTCCGCGAGACCCAGTAATTGAAATAGGTGTAGAGGATAATCCCGCCCGCCAGGGTAGCCCCCTCGATTCTCCCGAGCCTTGAGTCGAGCAGGAGCACCAGGAGATACAGGGAGATCCCCAGCATGATCATTATGTCCCGTTGAACCACGGATCTGGGGCACGTGAGGGGATTAAATACGGCGGCCAGGCCGAGGACCAGGGCGATGTTGCAGATATTGCTCCCGATGACATTACCCACCGCAATCATGCTCTTGTCTTGAAGAGATGAAAAAAGACTGATGACCAGCTCGGGAGCGGAAGTGCCGAAGGCAACGACCGTCAGACCGATGACGATCGGCCGAATTCCGAGACTGCGCGCCAGGGCTGAAGACCCCTTGACAAGCCATTCTGCGCCATAGTAAAGCAAGGCAAGCCCGATGAGGAAAAAGAGGATAAGGAGGAGGATGATGGTTTTCCTTTCTTCGAAAACAGATTTCATATATTAACGCTTCGACTCTCCGCAAGCTCTGCGGAGAAGACCGATCTTCCATTGGCAATAAATAGCCTGTATTCCGGATTTAATCAAGTGGAAAGCCTCACAGGAAGAGCGACGGGAGATCCTCCCGGGGACTTGCCTGTAAAAATATCCCTTTACACATTGGATAGTCTTCTGACAATTATTTTTTCTTCCCTGAAGCCTTCCGCGGATTCTTCTTTCTTGGGGAAACGGATAAACAGAATAAAATCGGGCAAAAAGGCCCGTTTCAGCACCAGGGGGTCCCTGGCAGGCCGTGGCACGCATCTTGTTATTCATCCTGAAGCGGGACAGCCGCAACCAGAATGGTATTGATGCAACTCCCGGAAATTTTTAGAGAGTGGGCATACGGTTTTTGAATAGGGCGTATTAATGCATCAAAGGAGTCTGATATGGAAATGAGATGCAAGGCAATGGGTGTGATGGTGTTGGCGGCCCTGTTGATCTTCTGGCCTTATCCCCGTCCATTCTGCGCCACGGTGACCACAGAAGATATGCTGAAACGGCTCGAGAATCTAAGCACCATTATCCAGGAGCAGCAGAAGGAGATCGAACGGCTGAAGCAGGAATTGATGAACCAGCAGAAATCCATTAAAGAGGGACAGGCCGTTCAACAAGAGGAGATCCGGAAAGCGGTAAAGGCTGAAACAGCGCAGGCCGTGAAATCATGGAACGAATGGCTTCCCGAATGGGTGCGGAAAATCAACATCTCCGGCGACCTGAGACTCCGGTATGAGAGGATCTGGGACCGGGGGATGCTGAACCAGGATGAAACCCCGGCAAAACAGGATCCACGGGACAGGGGGAGGATCCGGGTGAGACTCCTCCTGGAGGCCCCCATCACCGAGGAGATCGATACCTATGTCATGGTCACCACCAACATGTCCACCCATCAGGAGGCCACCACGAGCAATGCAACCTTTGGGGAGGATTTCAACGACAAGGGAATCTACCTTGCCAGGGCCTATGCCGAATACCGGCCCCACTGGCTTAAGGGCCTGACGCTCGGGGCCGGCAAATTCAAAAAGAACTTCTACCATACGGACATCACATGGGATCCGGATGTCTATCCTGAGGGTGTCTATGAAGGTTACAGGTATTCGGGATCAGAAACCTTCCAGCCCTTTATCTATCTGAGCCAGATGGTGGTCAATGAGAACAACCGAACACCCGACGCCATGCTGTATCTCAGCCAGGCGGGATTCGAATGGAAGATCGGCCCTCTCAAGTGGATTCTGGCGGGGAGTTATTACAGCTGGAGCAATCTGGCCGGCACCAAGTGGATGGGCACAGGCGAGTACAACTCAGGGGGCGGCAATACCTTCATCACGGACAGTTCGGGCAATATCCGGTACAAATACGATTACAAGCTCTGGGAGGCCATTTCGTATATCAGGTTCGATGTAGGACCTTTTCCCGTATCCTTGGATCTCGACTATATCCGAAATACAGCCGATGGCGTTCCCAGCGACGAAGATTCCGCCTATTATGCCTCCTTCAAGATCGGCCGGGACAAGAAAAAAGGCGATTATTCACTCTTTTACAAATATGCCTACATCGAGCCGAACGCGGTTGTCGGGGCCATGAACGACCAGGATTTCTATGGCGCCAACCGGAAAGGGCACAAGGTGGCGGTCCACTACTGGCCTTTTGCGAACACCTTGTTAAGGGCGGCCTTTTTCTATACAGACCCGGTATCACAATGGGAGAAAGAGGGAAATCCGCTCTGGAACGCGGACCGGTACAAGATGCACGAGGACAGGGTGCAGATGGATTTCATCTTCAAATTCTAATCCGCAGATTTCGCAGATAACACGGATTCAGTGCCCTGTAAGAACAAGGCGCCCCTTGTGTGCCTTTGTGTGAGGATTCTCTGGTTGCAGGAAGGCATGACCCGCGTCAGGTCTCACTGTACCAGAAGCATAAGAAAGGGGATCACAAAGGCAATGATGACGACGAACAGGAAGGCGACCGGCAGCAGGAATGCGAGGATGATTCTGAGATATGAGACGCCGTGTATTTCCCTGAGCCCGATCACCTGTACCACAAGCTGCCAGATGCCGCCGATCCAGCTTCCGATGACAGGTACCAATTCCCACACCTGGGCCGCCTGGGAATAGGCCACGACCCTGAAGGTGGCCTCAAAACCGTTCTTTCCCCCTCTGACCATCAGAAGCAACAGGTACAGAACGCCACTGTAAATGAACATGCTGAGGGTCACGCAGACCGGGATCGCCACCATCAGTATCAGAAAAATCATGCCGGCCCCCACCTGTCCCAGCAGCGCGCCGCCGAAGGAAAAGAGCCCCCCTGAGATCATCATCACCGGCCAGAAAAAGGCGAACATGTTACCCACGGCCCCTATCAGGAGCCCAAAGGCCAGAGGTTCTCCCAACCCCCCGCTGAAGTCAAGCCTCCTGAAAAAAACGGCAGGGGAAAACAGCACCGATTTAACGGTATGATACATGCCTCGGACAAAACCGTCTCCGGAGCGGCTTTCCCACGGCGCCCCTTCCCGCTCTGACCCGGTTGCTGATTCCTGACCGGTGTCATGGGGACCGCCGTTCACAGGGGTATTCACGGCAACGGCATCGGTTTCCCTGCTGGAGGGCGAGATTTCAAACTTTCGCCGGCAACGGGGGCAAATGGCCCATCTTGCCCGGTCCGGGATCATTTGTTCCGAGGTCTTTTTTGAAAAACCACAGAAGGGGCACACTAGTTCCACGGCCATTTCTTGTCTCCTTCCCGTGCCTTGTTGAGCCGGCTCAGTTCTTTTTTCTCGGACCACCGCCTGAATCTTCCGGCAAGTCCGCCTTCTGAAGAACGATCCAGGGCCTGGCTCCTGAGCTCAAACCCCTCTTCGGTCTGCAGGGCCGCCTGGAGGCATGCCTTCCGATCCGGGCAATCAAAGCAGGACGGAACGATTTCCCTCAGGCCTTCCCTTCCCATAGGAAAAACCTTATCCAAGATACCGAAACACTCTTTGTGTAGATGTCCCATAACCGACAAATAGACCCTCTTTTAGGCCCTTATTCCCTGGTCTTCTGTCATGAAAAACAAGAAAATCTGTTTATATCTCAGTACGCCTTATTCTATAGACTCACACGGAGTCACCCCGATTGAAACAACACAGAAAAGGTTTCACGGGGCAGGCAAAGAACACAGAGAAAAGGGCATGTTCCCGTTTCTTTACAAAAAAACCTTTGTGTGCTCTGTGTCTCTGTTTACCCCGTAGCTTCGGAAAATGGTACTGGGGTGTGAGTCCCGCCTGGCGGGATTGGTTGCGGTTATCCGCTTTATGATTAACCGGGATCCGGCTCCGGGCAACCGGCGCAAATGCATTCGTGTTGCACAGGCCCTGAAGCCCCGATCTTCGCAGTCATCGGTTCCGTATATACATCATTCGCCTGATTGAATAAAGGATGTTCTGGAAAAAATCCGCTGCACCCGGTTTCCACGCCCGTCTTGACGCCTTGGGAGGTTCATTCCAGCCGCCTTTTGCCGGCGTCAGTTCAAAGAAGAGGGGCGGTCATGGAGCGTTACGGCCCTTAATGGTTGCAGCTCGACTCGGCGACCGCCCCAGGGCAGAGAGGCTGCAACCAAAGATTCTAAAGTGTTACGAAAACGCAAACCCATTGACATGGACCCCTTGAATACCTATAATCCCGCCCCATGCAGAGAGATAACCGAGTCTATCTTATACGACATGGCCAGGTGGCAGGATATGAGAATTTTCCAGTATATGGCCATACCGATGTGAATCTGACGGACGTGGGGATTCTCCAGATGAAACAGGTGGCCGAACGCCTCCGTCTCACGGAACTCAAGGCGATCTATTCGAGCGACTTGATCCGATCTGCAACCAGTGCACGTCTAATCGCCCGCCATCATGATGTACCGGTTTATTTTTTGCCCGAGCTGCGGGAGATGAAATTCGGCCAATGGGAAGGCCTGACCCTGACGGACATTCGAACCCGTTTTCCAGAGGAGCTGCAAAAAAGGGAGGATGATCTGATAAACTACAGGGCCCCCGGCGATGGGGAATCCATCGCTGATTTGGCCGCGAGAATTGAAGCGGTTTTTGAGCGCATCCGTGCCGAGCAGCAGGGAAACAACGTGGTCATTTCAGCCCACGGCGCCGTCAACCGGATCATCCTCTGCAGGGCTATGGGCTTGAATCTCGAACGGATGTTCAATATCCACCAGGCATATGGCTGTCTTAACATCATCGATTATTTTCCCGACACCACTCTGGTGCGGCTGATGAACGGTTAGGCTATCCGACCGTTGTGTGTGCATGGCATGGCGCGGGTATCCGATAGAGCTGCCAGCGCTGACAGGGAAATTCCCGCGGCGTGCTGTTTTAAAACCAATCCAACGGGTATCTAAATGGGCTCTTCCGAGAACGCGACCAACATCCAGCAACTCCCTCCGACTCCTGATAATTTTCAGGATGTCCTGGACAAGGCGTCATCTCTCCGGGAACTCGGCCTGAATATAGAAGCGATTGCCGAATACAAGAAGCTCTTTTTCACGCAATGCCAGCCGACAAAGATCGTCCCGGGTCTCGTGGCGTGCTTTGCCAAGACAAATTCACCCTCCAAGATCATTCAGAAAATAGAAGAATTGGCCGCTCAGTCAGGCATGAGCAGGGCCAGGCTGGCCCAATTCAGTATCTGCCTCGGGGTCGAGGCGGAAAAAAGGGGGGAAAAAGGTCTCGCCCTGGAGCAGTATAAGGCCGTTTTGGAAAGCGATCCGGAGAACATTCAACTCAGGGAAAAAATCGATCAATTGAATCCAAAATCTGCTCTCACGTCAAGATATGCCTACCTCCTTCAAAACGCATTGGTGACTGCCGACCAGTTGCAGAAGGCCCTCTCTTTGTCGAAAAAGTCAAACAAGAGTGTCGAGTGGGTCCTCATACAGGAATTCAAGATACGCAAAAAAGAGGTGGGAAGATCTCTCTCCCTCTTCTACGGATGTCCTTTCAGGACCTTTGATCCCGAGGTTCCCGTACCTGTGGAACTCATCGGCAGTCTGAAAAAACCCTTTCTCCTGCATGACATGTGGGTGCCGCTGGGCTGGAGCCAGAAAGGGGTGGAGATACTTATCGACGACCCTGGAGATCTCAGAAAAACAGGTCTGATCAGGGGACTCACAAAGACAAAAAGAATCCATTTTTCTGTGGCAATCAAAGAAGATATCAAGGCATTCATCCGATATTTCTTTGATAGAAAGACCGAAGATTCCATAAAGGACATGGTCGACGAACTCGATCTTATCCCGGACATCTCTTTTGAAGAAGACGAGGATGAAAAAGAGATGGACATGGAGGAGAAAGTCGATGAATCCTCAAGCCAGGTGGTAAGGCTGGTGGACCAGGTCATCGTCACCGCCCTTAGAAGAAACGCCTCGGACATCCATATTGAACCCTCTCCGGTGACCAACAAGACGGGGATCCGTTTTCGTTTGGACGGGGTGTGTCAGGAATATCTTCAGGTCCCCAACACCTTGGCAAGAGGGCTCCTCTCCAGGTTGAAAATCATGGCCGGCCTGGACATCGCCGAAAGACGTCTTCCTCAGGACGGCAAGATCAAATTCAGGAGAAAGGGGATTCCCTCCCTCGATCTTCGTCTGGCGACGCTGCCCACTGCGGGTGGACATGAAGATGCGGTACTGCGGCTCCTGGCGGCCTCCGGGGCGCTGAAATTGGAGGATATGGGACTGAGCGAACGGAACATGAACGTCATGAAAAAGATCCTTGTTCAGCCCTACGGGCTCATCCTGGTGGTGGGCCCGACAGGTTCCGGAAAAACGACCACCCTCCATTCGGCCCTCGGGTATATCAACAAACCCGGCGTAAAAATATGGACCGCGGAAGATCCGATAGAAATCACACAACCGGGGCTGCGGCAAGTGGAGGTCAAACCCAAGATCGGCCTTGACTTCGCGAGGGTGATGCGTGCGTTTCTGCGGGCAGATCCCGATGTCATCATGATCGGCGAAATGCGGGACAACGAAACCGCATCCATCGGAATAGAAGCATCGCTGACCGGTCACCTCGTCTTCTCCACGCTCCACACCAACAGCGCGCCCGAGACGGTTACCAGGCTCCTGGACATGGGGCTGAACCCTCTTAATTTCTCAGACGCACTGCTTGGAATACTGGCTCAGAGACTTGTCAGAAAACTCTGTCCCCATTGCCGCAAGGCCTATCATCCTTCGCCGGATGAATTCGAGGAACTCGAACTGGCATACGGCAAAGCCGATTTCGCAAGGCTGGAAATTGAATACACGCCGGATCTTATCATTTATCGTCGTTCCAAATGTGATTTGTGTTCAGGAACCGGTTATAAGGGGAGAATGGCGATCCATGAGCTGCTGGAGGGTACGCCGGCCATTAAAAGACTGGTCAAAAAGGAGGCCCCCACAGATCAAATATTTGCGCATGCGGTGAAGGAAGAAATGACCACCTTAAAACAGGACGGCATCAGCAAGGTTCTGTCAGGACTCACTGACATGGCTGAGGTACGCAGGGTGTGTATCGGTTGATGCGTTTTTCCTAAGGCGGCCTGACTGCCGCAACCAAACAGGTTTCACCTATGGACGCCCGTGGGGGTCTCTGCCCAAGAGCTGCAATAAAATGCGGTCGTATCGTTCGGCGGCCGCCCCCGGGCTCTGAATAATGTTTACGGAAAGGCAGCAAGGACATACCGTCCCATGAAAGTCTGTACTTGGGGCTGGAACAGACTGTATTGTAAAGCCCTGCTGCCGTCCCCAGGAGCTGTATTCGGTTTTTGTCCCGCCTCCTGGGCGGGAGGCAGAGCCCCCCACGGGCAAACTTCTTCGCACGTTGCAGAGAAGTTACAGACAAAGAGTCTAATTTCGGTTTGCAGATTGCGGACGACATTGAATCCTGAACATCGGACCAGCCCCGCATCCAATCGTCAATTCAGTGAGGGGGGAAACATGCCAAGACGGGCCCTGGTTGTGGACAACGATTTTTTCTTTGTCGACTTCCTTGAAAAGCTCCTTCAAAAGAGGGGATACCGGGTTACAAAGGCCTATGACGGCAAGGAGGGGTTGTTGGAACTTGAAAACGGACCCTTCGATATCCTCTTTGCAGATCTGATCATGCCCAAGATAGACGGCCTCCAATTCATCAGGATCGCCCGCAGGAAGTACTCGGATCTGAATTTTCGGATTGTTGCCGTATCCGGGAGCGTTATAGAGCAACTGGATGAGCTTTCGGACACAGAGGCCGACTGGTTTGTCGCAAAAGGGCCCTTCGAACAGATGGAAATGCAGATCAATGACCTCCTGGATCAGATGGAATCCGGAGGCATTTCACGCAAGGATGCGAGCAGGTTCCTCGATTCGGGCGTTCTCTACCCCCGGCAGGTTACAGGTGAATTGATCGAAACCCTCAACTTCCAGAAGGCCGTCATTGAAAGCATCGGCCTGGGCGTACTGGTGGTTGACAAAGATGCTCGGGTCATCAATGCCACGTCCCGGGCGCTCGAGATCCTGAACGCCTCTCCCGGAGATATCCTCAACAAACATATCGTTTCTCTCTTCCCCCTCGAGGAGCGGCCGTATCTGACCGACGCCCTCAAGGCGGTCGCCCGGAATCTCGGGCTCAGGAAAGTCTGTCTCAACATTGTCTTCGACGCCAAGGGCGCGCGGTTGACGATCTCGCTCTTGAAATTGGGGAAAACCATCGCCGGGTGGATCGTTGCCATGGAGGAAACAAACCAGTGAATCGAACGAGCATAAAAAACAAGCTGATTCTAAGCTTTCTGGCACTGCTCTTGATTGTCATGGTGGTTGTCGGCGCTACCCACCAGTTTACGGATGACGTTATCACGGCCCTAGGCATCTCCGTGGCGTTGGCCCTATTCGCTGGGATTATCTTCGGAGGCATTTTTTCAAAATCCATCGTAAAACGGTTGAACAGTCTGAGCAGCGTTGCCAGGGAGATCAGCCATGGAGATCTTTCAAAGGATATCCCCTTTCTATCCAGTGACGAAATCCGAGATCTGGAAGAGGTCTTTGCTGCGATGGTCAATGATCTGAGGGGCATTATTTCTGAAATACAGCAGGTCTCCGCCCAAATAGAAAAGACAGGCAGGGAACTCGGCATCCAGATAGACAAGGTTCTGATCAACAGCCGGGAAATCGACGAATCTGCGCTGGCAATTGCCAAGGGCTCGGAAACCCAGAGCCTCATCATTCAAAAAACCTCCCTGGTCCTTGACAGGAGTCTGGAGCAGATGGAGGATGCGGCCACCCAGTCGGCCCGGACCGCATCCAAGGCCAACGACGCACGGCTCAAGACCGAAACCGGTGAAGCCAACGCCCGCGAGACCTTGCACTATCTGGAAGAGGTCCTCAAACAGATGGGGGGAAATGCGGATCCGGTTTACCGGTTGTCCGGCAAGGTGGAAAAAATCAAGATGGTCATGAGCGTCATAGAAGAACTCTCCAGAAAAACGGATCTCCTTTCCCTGAACGCTTCCATCGAAGCCACAAGGGCCGGAGAAATGGGAAAGGGATTTGCCCTTGTGGCCAACGAGATACGAAACATGGCCGAAAATTCCAGAAACTCATCTCACCAGATCCGGGCGATCGTGGACGATATCTTCGAAGACAACAGGGCCGTCCTCGAAGCGCTCAAGAAGAGCGAGGAGGATATCAATAAGGGCCGCGGAATCATTCATGGCATCGTGGGCACATTTGGTGAGATGCTCTCCGGGGTCAAAGAGATATCGAGCGAGGTAAAAGAGGTGGGGGATGCGGCCCGAAAACAGGTAAGAGAAATACGGGGATTATTCAATCAGGTCCAGGAGCTTTCCCGGCTCGCCCAGGAAAATTTTGTATCCACACAAAAAACCACCATCGGCACCAAAAATCAGAAAGAGGAACTGCAGGAAATCGTCCGAGCGGCAAACGCCTTGAATGGTCTGTCGCAAAAAATGATGGAGACCCAACAACGATTCAGACTCCGCAGGGCATAGGGCATGGATTGTTTCATTTTTGAGGCGGCAGGAAAATATCTGGGGATTGAGGCCCGGTACATCTACCGCGTTGTGGACGATGCAAAACCGGCCCCTGTTCCCCTCCTCCCCCCCCCTCATATAGGGATCATCTATGACAGGGGGGACCTGTTTGATGTCATCGATGTGGGGCGGCTCCTGGGAGATGAGCGCCCTTCCCCGTCCGATAAT
It includes:
- a CDS encoding methyl-accepting chemotaxis protein, with translation MNRTSIKNKLILSFLALLLIVMVVVGATHQFTDDVITALGISVALALFAGIIFGGIFSKSIVKRLNSLSSVAREISHGDLSKDIPFLSSDEIRDLEEVFAAMVNDLRGIISEIQQVSAQIEKTGRELGIQIDKVLINSREIDESALAIAKGSETQSLIIQKTSLVLDRSLEQMEDAATQSARTASKANDARLKTETGEANARETLHYLEEVLKQMGGNADPVYRLSGKVEKIKMVMSVIEELSRKTDLLSLNASIEATRAGEMGKGFALVANEIRNMAENSRNSSHQIRAIVDDIFEDNRAVLEALKKSEEDINKGRGIIHGIVGTFGEMLSGVKEISSEVKEVGDAARKQVREIRGLFNQVQELSRLAQENFVSTQKTTIGTKNQKEELQEIVRAANALNGLSQKMMETQQRFRLRRA
- a CDS encoding chemotaxis protein CheW, translated to MDCFIFEAAGKYLGIEARYIYRVVDDAKPAPVPLLPPPHIGIIYDRGDLFDVIDVGRLLGDERPSPSDNKTPYVILLKWDHRKLGLIPDRIAGIKWIQDTDPSQTVFTREGYTIQMITPGEIWKMLSDLPYGH